In the Nocardia asteroides genome, GTAGCAGGTGGCCGAGGCGACCGACACCGGAATGCCGGCGAAGGTGGCGCTGGTGGAGAAGTGCAGGTGGCCCGCGAGGATCGCGCGCACATCGGTGCCTGCCAGCACCGCGGCCAGGCGGCGCTGGTCCCGTAGCTCGACGGTGACGGCGAGGTCGAGCACGCAGGGCACCGGCGGGTGGTGCATGGTCAGGATGGTGCCGAAGGGGGCAGGCTCGGCGAGGATGTCGCGCAGCCAGCTCAGCTGCTCGTCGGTGAGCTCGCCGTGGTGCTCGCCGGGGACCGTGGTGTCGAGGGCGATGACGCGGAGGCCGTCGATCGTGTGCACCTCGTCCAGCGGCTCCGGGGAGCCGGGGCGGTCGAGCAGGCCGCGGCGGAGCGCGCCCCGGTCGTCGTGGTTGCCCGCCACCCAGATCACCGGGGCGCCGATCCGCGCCGCGAACGGCTCGACCAGGGCGCGCAGCCGGGCGTAGGCGTCCGGCTCGCCGCGGTCGGTGAGGTCGCCGGTGAAGACGATGGCGGTGGGGACGATGCCCGTGGTCTCGGCGTGCGCGAGCAGCGCGCGCAGCGGCCGCTCGGCGTCGACGTCGCCGTAGAGGTCGCCCTCGGCGACCAGATGGGTATCGCTGAAGTGGAACAACACGTGATCCGGTCGCGGATACTCCGCGACCCTGTCGATGCGCATCGACCCGACGTCCCTCCCGGCGGACTCCGCCCGCCCTCGCCTCGAGGTTGTCGCCAGGATAGCGAAGTAGCCTTACCGCGACCCGATACAGAGGCCCAGGTCACGCTGAGAGCGAACAGGTGAGCGGCCGACTGCGCACGCCGATGCTCGAACATCGCCGCGGCGAGCAGCGCGCGGCCGGGTGTTCACACCGGCCAGAAGGCGCGCCACTCGTCGGGGGTCAGCGACAGCCGGGCGCCCCTGGCGCGTTCGGCGGCGTCCTCGGTGGCGCGGATGACGTCCGCGAAGCGGAGCGTGGCCTTGCGCAGCCGCTCCTCGGCGCTCTCGTCGCCACCGAGCCGGACCACCCGCAGCTCCTCGGGGATCAGCTCGTCCGGGAACCCGGCCCGCCCGGCCCGCGAGATCACCTTCTCGGCGAGCGCGAGCGCGGGCTGCGCGAGCGCGATCCCGTCCAGGCAGGAGCGCCGCGCCTTCTCCGCCGACTTCCGCTCCTCCCACGCCAGCTCCTGCGCGGCGATCCGCTCGGCGACCCCGGCGAACGCCTCGGGCGCGGCCAGGTGCGGGCTGCGGTGCTCCAGCTTGGCGATCAGCACCGCGGCCACGTCGGCGACGGTGAACTCCCCCGCCGCCTCGGCGATCCTGGCGTGGAAGAGCACCTGCAGCAGCAGGTCGCCGAGCTCCTCCCGGATCGTCTCGGTATCGCCCTGCCCGATGGCGTCGAGCAGCTCGTAGGTCTCCTCCAGCAGGTACGGCCGCAGCGAATCGTGCGTCTGGGTGCTCTCCCACCCGCCGAACCGCCACAGCCGGTCCATGAGCTCGACCGCGCCGCTGAGATCGGCGGTCACCGCGCGGTGGCCTCGGCGCGCACCCGCAGGTCGACCGCGCCCGCCGCCTTGCCGTCCAGCGCGAGCAGCAGGTCGGCGATCAGCTGGAGCAGCTGCACGTCGCGCATGCGCTGGGCGCCGACGCTGTCCTCGACCCGGGGGATGGGCAGCTGCACGATGCCGGAGGCGGCGCGGTAGCTCGCGCTCGGGTGCAGCCGCTTGAGCCGCAGCTGCTTGGAGTCGGGCAGGGTCAGCGGCGCGATCTTGATCGTGGTGCCGGTGACCGCGATCTCGGTCACCCCGTACTCGCGCGCGAGCAGCCGCAGCCGCGCCACCGAGATCAGCCGGCCGACCTCCTCCGGCAGCGGCCCGTACCGGTCGACCAGCTCCTCCATCACCCCGGCCAGCGTCGCATCGTCCTGCGCGGCGGCGAGTTTGCGGTACGCCTCGAGGCGCAGCCGGTCGCTGGCGACGTAGTCCGGCGGGATGTGCGCGTCCACCGGCAGGTCGACCCGGACCTCCCTGACCTCATCGGTGGTGATCGGCCTGCCGTCGGCCGCGGCCCGGTACGCCTCCACCGCCTCGCCGACCAGCCGCACGTACAGGTCGAAGCCGACCCCGGCGACGTGCCCGGACTGCTCGGCGCCGAGCACATTGCCCGCGCCGCGGATCTCCAGGTCCTTCATCGCCACCGCCATGCCCGCGCCCAGGTCGGAGTTCTGCGCGATGGTGGCGAGCCGGTCGTAGGCGGTCTCGGTGAGCGGCTTCTCCGGCGGGTACAGGAAGTAGGCGTAGCCGCGGTCCCTGCTGCGCCCGACCCGGCCGCGCAGCTGGTGCAGCTGGGAGAGGCCGAGGGTGTCGGCGCGCTCCACGAGCAGGGTGTTGGCGTTCGAGATGTCGAGGCCGGTCTCGATGATCGTGGTGCAGACCAGCACGTCGAACTCGCGCTCCCAGAACCCCTGCACGGTGCGCTCCAGGGTGTCCTCGTTCATCTGGCCGTGCGCGATCGCGATCCGCGCCTCCGGGACGAGGTCGCGCAGGTGCTTGGCGGCCTTGTCGATCGAGGAGACCCGGTTGTGCACGTAGAACACCTGGCCGTCGCGGAGCAGCTCGCGCCGGATCGCGGCGGTG is a window encoding:
- a CDS encoding phosphodiesterase, coding for MRIDRVAEYPRPDHVLFHFSDTHLVAEGDLYGDVDAERPLRALLAHAETTGIVPTAIVFTGDLTDRGEPDAYARLRALVEPFAARIGAPVIWVAGNHDDRGALRRGLLDRPGSPEPLDEVHTIDGLRVIALDTTVPGEHHGELTDEQLSWLRDILAEPAPFGTILTMHHPPVPCVLDLAVTVELRDQRRLAAVLAGTDVRAILAGHLHFSTSATFAGIPVSVASATCYTQDLAVEQGGLRGRDGAQAFNYVHIYPDTVVHSVVPIDAGPTVGEPATPAQAAARLAAAGIVIPPAARIPHVMRRPARTPESGGEAVR
- a CDS encoding MazG family protein; the protein is MDRLWRFGGWESTQTHDSLRPYLLEETYELLDAIGQGDTETIREELGDLLLQVLFHARIAEAAGEFTVADVAAVLIAKLEHRSPHLAAPEAFAGVAERIAAQELAWEERKSAEKARRSCLDGIALAQPALALAEKVISRAGRAGFPDELIPEELRVVRLGGDESAEERLRKATLRFADVIRATEDAAERARGARLSLTPDEWRAFWPV